The Zygosaccharomyces rouxii strain CBS732 chromosome A complete sequence genome window below encodes:
- a CDS encoding uncharacterized protein (some similarities with uniprot|P41698 Saccharomyces cerevisiae YLR353W BUD8 Protein involved in bud-site selection diploid mutants display a unipolar budding pattern instead of the wild-type bipolar pattern and bud at the proximal pole), with amino-acid sequence MPKTWQSYTGNSDSSSTYSTDISRPTVNPHRSFFVEDFDGQGPDDEGSRRGLSVYLDDTRLTVPPTPSDLNSSAEDISSQAAIADRSGATNEQADHSENTNHEYITNLSPGVVAYRTVNDSAYSGQSSEDLQNFNAGVAAFTHINRPLPSVIAEGPDENSSCRTGENQSDLENYDRYPHKPKYNDRDEQEQPLQPAAEFDNERQIPPLDEPPHIKMDTQSIESSIKDSLNQRFEDAACEIDTSNEDSNETRQTISTSILINERDSLPSRSSIQYPPIEATSSRIEPSDIDIDRRVEELETEAQRDIPPGSYGTRLRSEGFILHDLKISQRESTSPQDESKKKHVPRNLSLLSKILIPAAPDYTGTEIPVLRSVGSPRVGQQEIPKQLEEQEEVPVEEPQSISPTPQRPEPAQVKPIERSRPTSRSEGLTYSQVDLALEVLKQFQEELKRKTGLSGDNSNDNDNDDDDNNDNDNDNDNNDDDDDNSIHNNNSSCDDTSYHNDKGYVPKTMPFQRVDSNAIDSKIPINFWQKFSIWRVLLVIFTCILFPPFFFMIAAGHKLGFSDFRIIKLITHPSYRARIWKGFLWDISVRWFRWLCLILGIIETLGIFAGIAVGFGVSLGAE; translated from the coding sequence ATGCCAAAAACATGGCAATCATATACTGGGAATAGcgattcttcttccacataCAGTACAGATATATCACGACCGACAGTTAATCCTCACCGTTCATTCTTTGTCGAGGATTTTGACGGGCAAGGTCCCGATGACGAAGGAAGTAGAAGAGGACTTAGTGTTTACTTAGACGATACCAGATTAACTGTACCACCTACACCATCGGATTTGAACAGTAGTGCAGAAGATATAAGTTCACAAGCAGCAATTGCAGATAGAAGTGGTGCGACGAATGAACAAGCTGATCACAGTGAGAATACAAATCATGAATATATAACGAATCTAAGTCCTGGTGTAGTAGCTTATCGTACTGTTAACGATAGTGCTTATTCAGGCCAATCATcagaagatttacaaaacTTCAATGCCGGTGTAGCTGCATTTACACATATTAATCGACCACTCCCGTCTGTCATTGCAGAAGGACCAGATGAGAACAGTTCATGTCGTACCGGTGAAAACCAAtcagatttagaaaattatGATCGATACCCTCATAAACCCAAATATAATGATAGAGATGAACAGGAACAACCGCTGCAACCAGCGGCAGAATTTGATAATGAGCGCCAGATTCCTCCGCTCGATGAACCCCCTCACATTAAAATGGATACCCAAAGTATAGAGAGTTCCATAAAGGATAGTCTTaatcaaagatttgaagatgccGCTTGTGAAATAGATACGAGTAACGAAGATTCCAACGAAACTCGGCAGACTATTTCCACATCAATATTAATCAATGAAAGAGACTCGCTGCCGTCCAGGTCGTCGATTCAATATCCGCCTATTGAGGCAACCTCATCCAGAATTGAGCCGTCAGATATTGATATAGATCGAAGGGTCGAAGAGTTAGAAACTGAAGCTCAAAGAGATATACCACCCGGAAGTTATGGTACAAGACTTCGATCAGAAGGGTTCATTCTTCATGATTTAAAGATATCCCAAAGAGAATCCACTTCACCTCAAGATGAAAGTAAGAAAAAACATGTTCCTCGAAATCTATCACTGTTGAGTAAGATATTGATTCCAGCAGCTCCTGATTATACCGGTACAGAAATTCCAGTACTTCGATCGGTGGGGAGTCCAAGAGTAGGCCAGCAGGAAATCCCGAAGCAGCTAGAGGAACAGGAGGAAGTGCCAGTGGAGGAACCGCAATCAATTTCGCCAACTCCTCAAAGACCAGAGCCTGCACAAGTTAAACCGATCGAGCGTTCGCGACCAACTTCAAGATCTGAAGGTTTAACTTATTCACAAGTGGATCTGGCATTGGAAGTATTGaaacaatttcaagaagAGCTAAAGAGAAAAACAGGATTATCTGGtgataatagtaatgataatgataatgatgacgatgacaataatgataatgataatgataatgataacaatgatgatgatgatgacaatTCAATTCACAACAATAACTCAAGTTGCGACGATACTAGTTACCACAATGATAAAGGTTACGTGCCCAAAACGATGCCATTCCAAAGGGtagattcaaatgcaattgattccaaaatCCCAATAAACTTTTGGCAAAAATTCAGCATTTGGAGAGTTTTATTGGTGATATTTACATGCATCCTATTTCCaccattcttttttatGATAGCAGCTGGTCATAAGCTTGGATTTTCTGATTTTAGGATTATTAAGTTGATTACGCATCCAAGTTATAGAGCAAGGATTTGGAAGGGGTTCCTTTGGGATATCAGTGTAAGATGGTTTAGATGGCTATGCCTCATCCTGGGTATAATTGAGACGTTAGGAATCTTCGCAGGTATTGCGGTTGGGTTTGGTGTTAGTCTTGGTGCCGAGTAG
- the MTE1 gene encoding Mte1p (weakly similar to uniprot|Q75CW0 Ashbya gossypii ACL194C ACL194Cp) — translation MGGEYECQYSNDQIRKKHKCWHDGKLKLRSDGKVALCDEDGSKLSVKREMGRWLDPKKFNQEFQFCSRFVVAITSLDEKPSLALPMRPFKTPRTLPIGRPAKPAGPARPARRTKVLQLQQSQMPSRTRARIRHVQVEPIRI, via the coding sequence ATGGGGGGTGAATACGAGTGTCAGTATTCTAATGACCAAATTCGTAAGAAGCACAAATGTTGGCATGATGGCAAATTGAAGCTACGCAGCGATGGCAAAGTTGCACTTTgcgatgaagatggttcAAAGTTGAGTGtcaaaagagaaatggGGAGATGGTTAGACCCgaaaaaattcaatcaGGAATTTCAATTCTGCAGCAGATTTGTCGTTGCTATCACATCACTGGATGAGAAGCCTTCATTAGCGTTACCTATGAGACCATTCAAAACCCCCCGAACGCTACCGATAGGAAGACCAGCGAAACCAGCAGGACCAGCAAGACCTGCAAGAAGGACTAAAGTCCTACAGCTACAGCAAAGCCAAATGCCATCCAGAACAAGAGCAAGGATACGGCATGTCCAAGTAGAACCAATTCGCATATAA
- a CDS encoding transaldolase (highly similar to uniprot|P15019 Saccharomyces cerevisiae YLR354C TAL1 Transaldolase enzyme in the pentose phosphate pathway), with amino-acid sequence MSGQPAQKKQKLSSLDQLKSTGTFVVADSGDFASIAKYQPQDSTTNPSLILAAVKSPQYSKLLDVAVAYGKENGKTVEEKTENAIDRLLVEFGKEILKIVPGRVSTEVDARLSFDKEGTIKKALHIIELYKSVGVDPKRVLIKIASTWEGIQAAQELEKEHGVHVNLTLLFSFPQAVAAAEAGVTLVSPFVGRIMDFYKAKTGKTYSGEEDPGVLSVRRIYNYYKKHDYKTIVMGASFRNVDEIKALGGVDFLTISPNLLDELYNSQETVDKVLDVESAKKAGDDKVSFINDEALFRYEVNDDAMATDKLADGIRRFSHDIVALWEIVEKKVSA; translated from the coding sequence ATGTCTGGTCAGCCAGCTCAAAAGAAGCAAAAGCTTTCATCattagatcaattgaaatccACTGGTACTTTCGTTGTCGCAGACAGTGGTGATTTTGCATCAATAGCTAAATACCAACCACAAGACTCTACCACCAACCCATCTTTGATCCTAGCTGCTGTCAAGAGTCCACAATACAGTAAACTACTGGATGTTGCAGTTGCTTACGGTAAGGAAAACGGTAAGAccgttgaagaaaaaaccGAAAACGCTATCGACAGATTGTTGGTTGAATTCGGTAAGGAAATTCTAAAGATCGTTCCAGGTAGAGTCTCCACCGAAGTGGATGCTCGTCTATCTTTCGACAAGGAGGGTACCATCAAGAAGGCTCTACACATCATCGAATTGTACAAGTCTGTCGGTGTCGACCCTAAGAGAGTTTTGATCAAGATTGCCTCAACCTGGGAAGGTATCCAAGCCGCTcaggaattggaaaaggaaCACGGCGTCCACGTCAACTTGACTCTACTGTTCTCTTTCCCTCAAGCTGTTGCTGCAGCTGAAGCCGGTGTCACTTTGGTCTCTCCATTCGTTGGTAGAATCATGGACTTTTACAAGGCAAAGACCGGTAAGACTTActctggtgaagaagacCCAGGTGTTTTGTCTGTGCGTAGAATCTACAACTACTACAAGAAGCACGACTACAAGACTATTGTCATGGGTGCCTCCTTTAGaaatgttgatgaaatcaaGGCTCTAGGTGGTGTTGATTTCTTGACCATTTCTCCAAATTTGTTGGATGAATTATACAACTCCCAGGAAACCGTTGACAAGGTCTTGGATGTTGAATCTGCAAAGAAAGCCGGTGATGACAAGGTCTCTTTCATCAACGACGAAGCTCTTTTCAGATACGAAGTTAACGACGACGCCATGGCTACTGACAAGTTGGCAGATGGTATTAGACGTTTCTCCCACGATATCGTTGCCTTGTGGGAAATCGTTGAGAAGAAGGTTTCCGCTTAA
- the RME1 gene encoding Rme1p (some similarities with uniprot|P32338 Saccharomyces cerevisiae YGR044C RME1 mediates cell type control of sporulation negatively regulates IME1 and sporulation zinc finger protein negative regulator of meiosis directly repressed by a1-a2 regulator): MEGIQLMDFSQELSMPVESLLQPGFFDTWWLDAGDTENGQDSITNFMSAAPASAPATVSESDSAIDLISPQILMPKHQDIRNMTVPPTPGLSLLEQLHMDQPLMGVISNKHKRGYYRCTHCPETFSNIFEYASHMDEFDIRREFKCPFPLCPWKILGLPRRPDLRRHCAIQHKDHLPADLKEMLNLKDETYPTLKCPHQYCDKIFHRKDAYNRHIAIVHEKIGSRFNKRMFQILADCPFDKESDRNRYVNTRMKSRRHSIAIAGIR; encoded by the coding sequence ATGGAGGGGATACAgttgatggatttttcgCAGGAACTATCAATGCCTGTTGAAAGTCTATTGCAGCCAGGGTTTTTCGATACTTGGTGGTTGGACGCTGGCGACACGGAAAATGGACAAGACAGTATTACAAATTTTATGTCAGCGGCGCCTGCTTCGGCGCCAGCTACTGTCTCGGAGAGTGATTCAGCGATTGACCTGATCTCACCGCAGATCTTGATGCCCAAGCATCAAGATATACGCAATATGACAGTGCCACCGACCCCTGGACTTTCGTTGTTGGAGCAATTGCATATGGATCAGCCTTTAATGGGGGTAATTTCTAATAAGCATAAGAGGGGATATTACAGGTGTACACATTGTCCAGAGACGTTTTCGAATATATTTGAGTATGCGTCGCACATGGACGAATTTGATATTCGGCGAGAGTTCAAATGCCCTTTTCCATTGTGTCCATGGAAGATCTTGGGATTGCCACGGAGGCCGGACCTCCGTAGGCATTGTGCGATCCAGCACAAGGACCATCTGCCGGcggatttgaaagaaatgttGAATCTAAAGGATGAAACGTACCCTACCCTTAAATGCCCACATCAATACTGCGATAAAATATTCCACAGGAAGGATGCTTATAACAGACATATTGCGATAGTCCATGAGAAGATTGGATCGAGATTTAACAAGAGGATGTTTCAGATTTTAGCTGATTGTCCATTCGATAAGGAGTCGGATAGGAACAGGTACGTTAACACGAGGATGAAAAGCAGAAGACATAGTATTGCGATTGCTGGCATCCGCTGA
- a CDS encoding uncharacterized protein (weakly similar to uniprot|P34227 Saccharomyces cerevisiae YBL064C), with protein sequence MSIRPSVYLHSIAPNFQCPSSQGFIDFYQYSSRSWILFFSHPSDFTPICTTEIGALAALQDEFNARNCKLLGLSTNDAETHRQWLLDIQRITGSQVRFPILCDESRKVSTTYGMIDLLHFDRAGKPIPMRSVYIIDPHKRVRLIQAYPLSTGRNTAELLRCIDSLQTVDAHNGNIMTPVNWIPGDDVVLDPDLDTISQGEKFPHHRSITNYMYLSPL encoded by the coding sequence ATGAGTATCCGTCCGAGTGTCTACCTCCATTCCATTGCCCCAAATTTCCAATGTCCCTCTTCACAAGGTTTCATCGACTTCTACCAGTACTCATCACGCTCATGGATACTGTTCTTTTCACATCCAAGTGACTTCACACCAATCTGTACGACAGAGATCGGTGCACTAGCTGCCttacaagatgaatttaatgCACGTAACTGTAAATTACTCGGTCTTTCCACCAACGATGCTGAGACTCATCGCCAATGGCTGCTAGACATTCAGAGGATAACGGGTAGTCAAGTGCGCTTTCCGATTCTATGCGATGAATCTCGAAAGGTGTCAACAACATACGGCATGATAGATCTCTTACATTTCGATAGAGCTGGCAAGCCAATTCCTATGAGGTCCGTCTACATCATCGACCCCCACAAAAGAGTGAGATTGATACAGGCGTATCCACTGTCAACGGGCCGTAACACCGCGGAATTACTAAGATGTATAGATAGTCTACAAACTGTGGATGCGCACAATGGTAATATTATGACTCCTGTCAATTGGATTCCGGGGGATGACGTAGTGTTGGATCCAGATCTAGACACAATTTCACAGGGCGAAAAGTTTCCACATCATCGTTCCATCACCAACTATATGTATTTGAGCCCGCTTTGA
- the TAF5 gene encoding chromatin modification protein (similar to uniprot|P38129 Saccharomyces cerevisiae YBR198C TAF5 Subunit (90 kDa) of TFIID and SAGA complexes involved in RNA polymerase II transcription initiation and in chromatin modification), translating to MAQNANSKRPGTPPQGQSQQQQQQQQQQQQPQSQQPQSQQAQSQQQRGQPRPNGPFSASDLNRIVLEYLNKKGYHRTEAMLRAESGRTLTSPNKQSPANVKTGKLPEPKTTPAGVDKNAKPVSNPAIPAKRDSSSAVVSEEQLKETTSSENYIRAYSMLKNWVDSSLEIYKPELQYILYPIFIYLFLILVSKNALHARRFFDRFSPDFKINHSSEINRLFSVNSVDHIKENEVANAFHTNRYKVTISRTTLNLLLYFLNENEGVGGSLIISAINQHLDPNVVDTVTSKDQLADGIKVIESSGNADDSDINTAKVKLGPYPRDQEFSKEIETELKIRDEQEKRSDKHTLVQEYKVMNNEPYEEPTPDIKEEEREKEKEKEKEKEKDKENGEKTETSGTDDKGTDDKDGETEEKEESNETAPTPKTEEKKPVTKAQQPQLEDANMESPALDALPLPPKTTLDIKLEVQRVKESRDAIKLDNLQLALPSVCMYTFHNTNRDMTSLEFSDDCRLAAAGFQDSQIKLFSLDGSPLGNRYDPDLPEDATSKTLVGHSGTVYSTSFSPDNRYLVSSSEDKTVRLWSLDTHSALVSYKGHNHPVWDVKFSPLGHYFATASHDHTARLWSCDHIYPLRIFAGHLNDVDCVSFHPNGCYLFTGSSDKTCRMWDIATGDCVRLFLGLTAPVISTCVSPDGRWLSTGSEDGIINVWDIGTGKRLKQMRGHGKNAIYSLAYCKEGNALISGGADHSVRVWDLKKATTESGPEPEQAFVGYLGDVTGSINQDIKEYGRRRTVIPTNDLVASFYTKKTPVFKVKFTRSNLALAGGAYRD from the coding sequence ATGGCTCAAAATGCTAATTCGAAGAGACCTGGGACTCCTCCACAAGGGCAGTctcaacagcaacaacagcagcagcagcaacaacaacaaccgCAATCTCAACAGCCTCAATCCCAGCAAGCTCAATCCCAGCAGCAAAGAGGTCAACCAAGGCCCAATGGTCCCTTCTCGGCTTCTGATTTGAACAGAATCGTTCTCGAGTATCTCAACAAGAAGGGTTACCATAGAACTGAGGCAATGCTAAGAGCAGAAAGCGGACGTACTTTAACATCGCCCAATAAGCAGTCACCAGCCAATGTGAAGACTGGTAAATTACCTGAACCAAAGACAACACCAGCAGGTGTGGATAAGAATGCCAAACCGGTCAGTAATCCGGCCATCCCCGCCAAGAGAGACTCGTCGTCAGCTGTGGTTAGCGAGGAGCAATTAAAGGAAACTACCTCGTCTGAGAATTACATTAGAGCCTATTCAATgctcaaaaattgggtCGATTCATCGTTAGAAATCTACAAGCCGGAACTGCAATACATTCTGTATCCGATTTTCATCTATTTGTTTTTAATCCTTGTCTCTAAGAATGCATTACACGCAAGGAGATTTTTTGACAGATTTTCACCAGATTTTAAGATTAACCACAGCTCAGAGATTAATAGGCTGTTTAGTGTCAATTCCGTGGATCATATCAAGGAAAATGAAGTGGCAAACGCGTTCCATACAAACCGTTACAAAGTAACGATTTCCAGGACGACGTTAAACTTATTACTTTATTTCCtcaatgaaaatgaaggtGTCGGTGGTTCACTTATTATTAGCGCAATAAATCAACATTTGGATCCCAACGTTGTCGATACCGTTACTTCCAAGGATCAGTTAGCCGACGGTATCAAAGTGATCGAGTCTAGTGGTAATGCTGATGATAGCGATATTAACACGGCTAAAGTTAAGTTGGGACCATATCCAAGAGATCAAGagttttcaaaagaaattgaaactgaattgaaaatcaGAGATGAACAGGAGAAGCGCTCCGATAAACATACGCTTGTGCAAGAATACAAAGTCATGAACAATGAACCTTACGAAGAACCTACGCCAGatatcaaagaagaagagagggagaaggaaaaggagaaagaaaaggaaaaggagaaggacaaagaaaatggtgaGAAAACTGAGACTAGTGGTACTGATGATAAAGGTACTGATGATAAGGACGGTGAAACTGAGGAAAAGGAGGAAAGTAATGAAACCGCTCCAACACCTAAAACGGAAGAGAAAAAACCTGTGACTAAAGCCCAACAGCCTCAATTGGAGGATGCAAACATGGAATCACCAGCACTTGATGcgttaccattaccaccaaaaaCTACTCTCGATATTAAATTGGAAGTTCAACGTGTTAAGGAATCAAGAGACGCTATAAAATTAGACAATTTACAATTGGCATTACCGAGCGTTTGTATGTATACGTTCCACAATACCAATAGAGACATGACTAGTCTAGAGTTTAGCGACGACTGCCGGTTAGCCGCCGCAGGTTTCCAAGATAGTCAAATTAAATTATTTTCACTGGATGGTTCACCACTAGGTAACAGGTATGATCCAGATTTACCAGAAGATGCGACTTCCAAGACGTTAGTAGGTCATAGTGGTACAGTGTATTCCACCAGTTTCAGCCCTGACAATCGTTATTTGGTCTCTAGTTCCGAAGATAAAACCGTACGATTGTGGTCGTTGGATACTCACAGTGCTTTAGTTAGCTATAAAGGTCATAATCATCCAGTGTGGGATGTGAAATTTTCGCCGTTAGGCCATTATTTTGCAACTGCCTCTCACGATCATACCGCTAGATTATGGTCTTGTGATCACATTTACCCATTGCGTATCTTTGCAGGTCATTTAAACGATGTGGATTGTGTATCATTCCATCCTAATGGTTGTTACCTCTTTACAGGTTCCAGTGATAAGACCTGTAGAATGTGGGATATTGCTACTGGTGACTGCGTAAGATTATTCCTTGGATTGACTGCACCGGTCATTTCTACGTGCGTTTCTCCCGATGGAAGATGGTTATCAACAGGTAGTGAAGATGGTATTATTAACGTCTGGGATATTGGTACAGGTAAACGTTTGAAGCAAATGCGTGGTCATGGTAAAAATGCTATTTATTCTCTAGCGTACTGTAAAGAAGGTAATGCGCTAATTAGTGGTGGTGCAGACCATTCAGTGCGAGTCTGGGATCTCAAGAAAGCTACTACAGAATCAGGTCCCGAACCAGAGCAAGCATTCGTTGGTTATTTGGGCGATGTTACAGGTTCTATCAATCAAGACATTAAAGAATATGGTAGAAGGAGAACCGTTATACCAACTAATGATCTTGTAGCTTCGTTCTACACAAAGAAGACTCCAGTGTTTAAAGTTAAGTTTACAAGAAGTAATCTGGCACTAGCGGGTGGTGCATAtagagattga
- the GPI2 gene encoding phosphatidylinositol N-acetylglucosaminyltransferase (similar to uniprot|P46961 Saccharomyces cerevisiae YPL076W GPI2 Protein involved in the synthesis of N-acetylglucosaminyl phosphatidylinositol (GlcNAc-PI) the first intermediate in the synthesis of glycosylphosphatidylinositol (GPI) anchors homologous to the human PIG-C protein), with product MMGEHKKEPWKRILWIRQDYPDNYTDPEFIRHAQRLRYKGKYAWPSPTSATPVVQVRTDLVLFYNKLLSTSLVFIAFNFIYHYKVDPLPYTIALTVFILYLSWKSTRRWVDLRSSLVITFAMLTLSPVLKSLSKTTASNSIWTLAFWLTLAYVGSMSPNSASQTSNLSTNLLLAIVTVLASRLNSSTQVFCFLFICIQLNLILPKLVVFNTRLYALVLSTIVFTYVILALGLSYAVVAWCLSSFYIFVLPQWFVYWQTNYRGYEASLSRVWESQRPILD from the coding sequence ATGATGGGGGAGCATAAAAAGGAACCatggaaaagaatattgTGGATTCGTCAAGATTATCCTGATAATTATACAGATCCTGAATTTATTAGACATGCACAAAGGCTACGATATAAGGGTAAATACGCATGGCCATCACCGACATCAGCGACACCAGTGGTACAGGTAAGAACAGATTTGGTACTTTTTTACAACAAACTGCTCAGCACTTCACTTGTATTCATTGcattcaatttcatctatCATTATAAAGTGGATCCACTACCTTATACCATAGCTCTGACTGTATTCATTCTGTATTTGAGTTGGAAATCAACACGACGCTGGGTCGATTTGAGATCATCTCTTGTCATTACATTTGCCATGTTAACATTATCACCGGTTCTAAAATCGTTATCCAAGACAACTGCATCTAATTCCATCTGGACTCTTGCCTTTTGGTTAACACTGGCGTATGTGGGATCTATGTCACCAAATTCGGCATCCCAAACTTCGAATCTATCGAcgaatcttcttctggcAATCGTTACGGTCTTAGCATCAAGATTAAATTCTTCTACTCAAGTTTTCTGTTTCCTCTTCATATGCATTCAGCTTAATCTAATTCTACCTAAGTTGGTCGTGTTTAATACTAGGTTATATGCGCTTGTATTAAGCACAATCGTATTTACCTATGTCATTCTAGCATTGGGGTTATCGTACGCCGTTGTTGCCTGGTGCCTATCATCCTTTTACATCTTCGTATTACCTCAGTGGTTTGTATATTGGCAAACCAATTACCGCGGCTACGAGGCATCGCTTTCAAGGGTATGGGAATCTCAAAGACCTATACTAGACTAA
- a CDS encoding uncharacterized protein (some similarities with uniprot|Q02831 Saccharomyces cerevisiae YPL077C Hypothetical ORF): MRSSKTMHSTASSVRPVPTAEEEEETDTAFYRYVPRTLQQGGPFYGSVSQGKFADSDRGGSRSGSTKHLDSGRTENTDEGHAYKTSRFRPHHVSTDEFTGPPHNLAAAFQYEDLSNGQEGDNESGQSNSSHSMPETDAQSRNLNSDDIDIKSIHGEDHYGKLETTPIADNQDRLWTQIDALDDVKKLASSMNLYDGFPPGFEEQLSKLREAHSQLLTMMRDRDALLEEERDINGNDTESARDFGVRMDKAMSNGFSHVGGRPTGNGETNSVDPKRPGSSASAGAGAGAGASANSVLDANTSANANASVSSTKSQKPSRREKRSTAPSMTGIDEDKYVQEMIGIIKQLRA, translated from the coding sequence ATGAGAAGCTCTAAGACTATGCATAGTACCGCATCATCTGTAAGACCTGTTCCCAcagctgaagaagaggaagagaCAGATACCGCTTTTTACAGATATGTTCCAAGAACATTACAACAGGGGGGTCCATTTTACGGCTCTGTTAGCCAAGGTAAATTCGCAGACAGTGATAGGGGAGGTAGTAGGAGTGGCTCAACTAAACACTTAGATTCAGGAAGAACCGAAAATACTGATGAAGGGCATGCCTACAAGACTTCACGATTCCGGCCGCATCATGTCTCAACTGATGAGTTTACTGGACCACCACACAATCTAGCGGCAGCTTTCCAATACGAAGATCTTTCCAACGGTCAAGAAGGTGATAATGAAAGCGGTcaatccaattcttcacATAGCATGCCTGAAACGGATGCACAGTCAAGAAATTTAAATTCAGATGATATCGATATCAAGAGTATACATGGTGAAGATCACTACGGTAAATTGGAGACTACACCGATTGCAGATAATCAAGACAGGCTATGGACCCAAATTGACGCCCTCGATGatgttaaaaaattggcaaGTAGCATGAACCTGTATGATGGTTTCCCACCGGGTTTTGAGGAACAGTTAAGTAAACTAAGAGAGGCGCATTCCCAACTGTTAACAATGATGCGTGATAGAGATGCGCtattagaagaagaaagagacATTAATGGAAACGATACTGAAAGTGCTAGGGATTTCGGAGTTAGAATGGACAAAGCCATGAGTAATGGTTTTAGCCATGTAGGAGGCCGCCCAACTGGGAACGGAGAGACAAATAGCGTTGATCCAAAACGTCCTGGTAGTAGTGCTAGCGCTGGCGCTGGCGCTGGCGCAGGTGCAAGCGCGAATTCAGTTTTAGATGCAAATACAAGTGCAAATGCAAATGCAAGTGTCAGTAGCACAAAGAGTCAGAAACCTAGCAGAAGAGAGAAAAGAAGTACTGCACCTTCAATGACCGGGATAGATGAAGACAAATATGTCCAAGAGATGATCGGTATTATCAAGCAATTGAGGGCCTAG